The Kineothrix sp. IPX-CK genomic interval TGTACACGGAATAAAGCCGAAAAAGACCATGATACCGGTGCCTTCCTTTTATGGCTATGAACATGCGGCGAGGGCGGCGGGAGGCGAAATCCTTTTTTATGAAATGAAAGAGGAAACAGGCTTTTGTTTACAGCCGGATTTTCCGGAGGCTTTGGAGGAGGAAATGGATCTGCTCTTTTTGGCAAATCCCAATAATCCTGTGGGCAATGTAATAAATACCGGCTTGCTGGAGGAGATTCTAAGGACGTGTCTGGAAAAAGATATAGCGGTGGTTATGGATGAATGTTTTTTGGAATTTACGGGAGATGATGATGAAAGGTCATTAAAATCACAGTTGAAAGAATATCCTAACTTGATCATAGTCCGCTCATTCACTAAGATTTTTGCAATGCCGGGGGTAAGGCTCGGATACTTATTTTGCGGCAACCAGGAAATGCTGGAGCAGATTGGAAATCAGCTGCCGGAATGGAATCTGTCCGTATTGGCCCAGGCGGCGGGAATACAAGCGTGCAAGGAAACGGAGTATGTGAAGAGGACGGCCGGACTTGTGAAAAGAGAACGGGAATACATGAGGGATGAACTTGAGAAAGCGGGAATAGAGGTATTTCCCTCCGAGACGGATTATCTGCTCATATATTCTTCTCTGCCCCTGTATGAGAAACTATTGGAACATAAGATACTGATTCGCGACTGCAGCAATTTCAGAGGAATGAGAAAGGGATTTTACCGCCTGGCGGTAAAGAGCCATGAGGAAAATGAAATGCTGCTTCATGCGGTAGGAAAAATCGAGGAGGCAGCAAGAGTGAGGAGTAAGGATGAATGAGCTTCAATTTGTTCTTCCGGAAGAAATCGAGAAGCAAAGCTTCGAAATTATTTCGGAAGAGCTTAAGGAAAGAAATATCCTTTTGAAAAAGGATCAGGAAATGGTAATAAAACGTGTGATCCATACCAGCGCCGATTTCGAGTATGCGGATACTATGGCTTTTTCTGAAGACGCTGTGAATAAAGCGAAGGAGCTGATCCGAAACGGAGCGCATATCGTAACGGATACTAATATGGCGCTTGCCGGAATCAATAAAAAGATATTGGGAGGCTTCGGCGGAGAGGCACATTGCTTTATGGCGTGGGAGAGAACCGCAAAGCTGGCGAAGGAGAGCAATACGACCAGAGCGGCGGTGAGCATGGAGCTTGCGGGAGAAATTGGCAAGCCTTTGATCTTCGCAGTGGGGAATGCTCCTACCGCACTTGTGCGATTGTATGAAATGATAGAAGCAAAAGTATTAATACCGGAATTCATAATCGGTGTTCCGGTGGGTTTTGTTAATGTGGTGGCGGCCAAGGAGCTGATCATGAGGACGAAGGTTCCCTATATCGTCAACCGGGGCAGGAAGGGTGGAAGCAATGTGGCAGCGGCTATCTGCAACGCTATTTTATATGAATTGGGAAGGTGAGCGATGAGATACGGCTTTACGACGGGAAGCTGCGCCGCGGCGGCGGCTAAGGCAGCAGCCTATATGCTGCTGACCGGTATGGAAAAAACAAAAATCAGTATCGATACTCCTAAGGGAATTATCTATAAAGCCTCGATAAAAGAAATTACCAGAGAGGAAGCGCGGGTTTCCTGCGCCGTGAGAAAGGATGGAGGAGACGATCCGGACATTACCACGGGAGCCCTTGTGTTTGCGGAAGTTTCCATAAAAGCGCCTGATACGGAGGGGAAGAGCGCACGCATTTTCATCGATGGAGGAACTGGAGTCGGAAGGGTGACGAAGCCCGGACTGGATCAGCCGGTGGGAAATGCGGCAATCAATCATGTGCCCCGGGAAATGATTGAGCGGGAAGTGCTTCAGGTATGTGAGCTTGTGGACTTCAAAGGTTGTCTGTCCGTCATTATTACGGTGCCTGAGGGAGAGGCTCTGGCGGGAAGGACTTTTAATCCCCGCCTGGGAATTACGGGGGGCATCTCCATTCTCGGCACCACGGGAATCGTAGAGCCTATGAGCAGTAAGGCCTTACTGGATACTATCCGTACGGAGTTAAGTGTGAAGAAGGCATCAGGTGCGGAGGCGGTAGCGGTGTCGCCGGGAAACTATGGTCTGGATTATATGAAGCGGGCCTACGGATACGATCTGGATAAAAGTGTGAAGTGCAGCAACTTTATCGGTGATACCATCGATATGGCTGCCGAAGCGGGCTTTCGGGAAATGTTGTTGACCGGGCATATCGGAAAACTGGTCAAGCTGTCCGGCGGAATGCTGAACACCCATTCCAAGAATGGAGACTGCCGGATGGAGCTGCTTGCGGCAGCAGGAATAGAAGCGGGTATAGATGCCGGGGCGGCAAAGGAAATCCTTAGCTGCGTGGCCACAGAGTCGGCCGTCTCGATACTGAAGGCTGCCGGAAGGCTTGAGATGGCAATGGATATCGTGATGGGAAAAGCACAGGGATATTTGGCGAAGAGAGCAGATGGCAGGCTTCGTATAGAATGTATTATGTATGCCAACGATTACGGCGAGCTGGTAAAGAGTGAAGGTGCACAGGAATTGCTCCTTAAGATAAAAAACCAGGAGTTACAGTAATGGCAATTGAAAAGGAGAGGTAAGCCTTATGATTTATTTTGTGGGAGCGGGAACCGGGGCGCCGGATCTGATCACAGTAAGAGGGAAGCGCCTGCTTGAAGAGGCAGATGTGATAATTTATGCGGGTTCCCTGGTAAATCCGGAGCTGTTAAGCTATGGGAAAGAAAGCTGCAGTGTTTACAACAGCTCAGAAATGACCTTGGAGGAAGTGATGGCTGTCATGGAAGCTGCCGAAAGGGAAGGAAAGAAAACGGTGCGGCTCCATACGGGCGACCCCAGCATCTATGGTGCGGTTCGAGAGCAGATGGATATTTTGGAGGAATGGAACATTCCTTATGAAAGCTGCCCCGGTGTCAGTGCCTGTTTCGGAGCGGCTGCTTCTCTGAATTTGGAATATACGCTGCCTGGGATATCTCAAAGCCTGATCATCACGAGGATGGAGGGAAAAACTGCCGTTCCGGCAAAGGAAAGCATTGAAAGCTTCGCAGCGCATCAGGCCTCTATGGCGGTTTATTTAAGCAGCGGGATGACGGGGGAATTGAGCAGACGCCTTATAGAGGGCGGCTACAGCGAAAGGACTCCTGCAGCCATTGTATACAAAGCCACATGGCCGGAAGAAAAAAAGTATATCTGTACGGTAGGAACTTTGGAGGAGACGGCGAAAGCCTATGAGATTACAAAAACAGCTTTGATTCTCGTAGGAGACGTTATCGCCCATGAGCGATATAAACGATCCAGATTGTATGCACCGGATTTTGAAACAGAATTTCGAGGGAGAAAAAGTGGAACGTAAATGCGTTAGTGTAATCAGCTTTACCGAACGAGGGATGAAACTGTCGGAGGAAATGAAGGATAGGATCAAAGAGAGTATGCATGCTTCCTTGTATACAAAGTGGCACAAATACACAGGTGAAAAGGCAGAAGTGATCTTCTGCGAAGAAAGCCTTTTTTCCTGGACCCAAAATTGTTTTTTTTATAAGCGGCCGGTTATTTTTATCGGAGCCTGCGGCATTGCGGTACGGGCGATCGCCCCTTTTGTAAGAGACAAGCTGCAGGATATTCCCGTACTTGTCGTGGATGAGGCAGGGCAGTTTGTCATTCCGCTTTTGTCAGGGCATTTTGGGGGAGCATGTGAGCTGGCGGAAGAAATTGCCGGGATCATGGGAATGACTGCTGTCATCACTACTGCAACGGACGTGAACCAGATGTTCGCCGTAGATGTGTTTGCCAGACAGAATCATCTGGTAATTTGCAACAGAGAAGGCATAAAGGAAATATCTGCGGCCGTACTTGCGAAAGAAAAGGTGTCTTTTGCAATCGACGGCTCCTATGAGGGAAGATTGCCGAAAGAGCTTACCCTTGCAAA includes:
- a CDS encoding threonine-phosphate decarboxylase, whose protein sequence is MDEREMMVHGGDIYRKIIDIDFSVNINPLGMPERVKEALQKALADCGRYPDIRAEKLRYAIEKMNGINKQHVLCGNGASELFLAIVHGIKPKKTMIPVPSFYGYEHAARAAGGEILFYEMKEETGFCLQPDFPEALEEEMDLLFLANPNNPVGNVINTGLLEEILRTCLEKDIAVVMDECFLEFTGDDDERSLKSQLKEYPNLIIVRSFTKIFAMPGVRLGYLFCGNQEMLEQIGNQLPEWNLSVLAQAAGIQACKETEYVKRTAGLVKREREYMRDELEKAGIEVFPSETDYLLIYSSLPLYEKLLEHKILIRDCSNFRGMRKGFYRLAVKSHEENEMLLHAVGKIEEAARVRSKDE
- a CDS encoding precorrin-8X methylmutase — translated: MNELQFVLPEEIEKQSFEIISEELKERNILLKKDQEMVIKRVIHTSADFEYADTMAFSEDAVNKAKELIRNGAHIVTDTNMALAGINKKILGGFGGEAHCFMAWERTAKLAKESNTTRAAVSMELAGEIGKPLIFAVGNAPTALVRLYEMIEAKVLIPEFIIGVPVGFVNVVAAKELIMRTKVPYIVNRGRKGGSNVAAAICNAILYELGR
- the cbiD gene encoding cobalt-precorrin-5B (C(1))-methyltransferase CbiD; the protein is MRYGFTTGSCAAAAAKAAAYMLLTGMEKTKISIDTPKGIIYKASIKEITREEARVSCAVRKDGGDDPDITTGALVFAEVSIKAPDTEGKSARIFIDGGTGVGRVTKPGLDQPVGNAAINHVPREMIEREVLQVCELVDFKGCLSVIITVPEGEALAGRTFNPRLGITGGISILGTTGIVEPMSSKALLDTIRTELSVKKASGAEAVAVSPGNYGLDYMKRAYGYDLDKSVKCSNFIGDTIDMAAEAGFREMLLTGHIGKLVKLSGGMLNTHSKNGDCRMELLAAAGIEAGIDAGAAKEILSCVATESAVSILKAAGRLEMAMDIVMGKAQGYLAKRADGRLRIECIMYANDYGELVKSEGAQELLLKIKNQELQ
- the cobM gene encoding precorrin-4 C(11)-methyltransferase; the encoded protein is MIYFVGAGTGAPDLITVRGKRLLEEADVIIYAGSLVNPELLSYGKESCSVYNSSEMTLEEVMAVMEAAEREGKKTVRLHTGDPSIYGAVREQMDILEEWNIPYESCPGVSACFGAAASLNLEYTLPGISQSLIITRMEGKTAVPAKESIESFAAHQASMAVYLSSGMTGELSRRLIEGGYSERTPAAIVYKATWPEEKKYICTVGTLEETAKAYEITKTALILVGDVIAHERYKRSRLYAPDFETEFRGRKSGT
- a CDS encoding cobalt-precorrin 5A hydrolase — its product is MSDINDPDCMHRILKQNFEGEKVERKCVSVISFTERGMKLSEEMKDRIKESMHASLYTKWHKYTGEKAEVIFCEESLFSWTQNCFFYKRPVIFIGACGIAVRAIAPFVRDKLQDIPVLVVDEAGQFVIPLLSGHFGGACELAEEIAGIMGMTAVITTATDVNQMFAVDVFARQNHLVICNREGIKEISAAVLAKEKVSFAIDGSYEGRLPKELTLAKPGERNVSVLLSPYEKEEITAVLYLVPRVFVIGIGCRRGKAATEIEAAVDEYLKQTKIRAEAVAGIASIDVKKAEKGLCELSEKYDWNFQTFSKEELESVPGDYKASPFVKSMVGVDNVCERAAMAACKEEAELVLGKQTQNGVTVAIAMRKWSVSFDEA